Proteins encoded by one window of Cloeon dipterum chromosome 4, ieCloDipt1.1, whole genome shotgun sequence:
- the LOC135941728 gene encoding octopamine receptor beta-2R-like: MSSHKGKLASFLLLFLVTMTSPLTAFGDHSTARDASSTTGWPLQKGNSSNLSQEFDAQNQTANVDAYSDPITLAVLCFKSFVMGTIIFTSIGGNLLVIVSVMRHRKLLVITNYFVVSLAFADMLVAILAMTFNFSVQLTDTWMFGPIMCDVWNSFDVFFSTVSILHLCFISVDRYFAIVLPLQYPIYITERTVGVFLGITWLCPIFISFVPIFLGWYTTAENLTNRQLHPNECDFIVNMSFAIFSSLVSFWIPGSIMVFTYHRIFLEANRQERMLHNRLGNDFNMHHLHNIEDVSASPSIAGSGSCTALNFHDASHEHHHQHHPHHPQQPVLSHKERKMKREHKAAKTLGFIMGTFIICWLPFFLWYDITNLCGDFCPQVPDVAVAIVFWIGYLNSALNPVIYAHFNKEFREAFRDTLCWASCNLFRRRNSDLDALVQISANFRNSEPPRSRVASFNTRN, translated from the coding sequence ATGTCTAGTCACAAAGGGAAACTGGCCAGCTTCCTGCTGCTATTCCTAGTCACCATGACCTCGCCGCTGACTGCATTTGGGGACCACAGCACAGCACGGGACGCCTCCTCCACCACCGGTTGGCCGCTCCAGAAGGGCAACTCGAGCAACCTGTCGCAGGAGTTTGACGCCCAGAATCAAACCGCCAACGTGGACGCCTACTCGGACCCGATCACCCTGGCCGTGTTGTGCTTCAAAAGTTTCGTCATGGGCACCATCATCTTCACGTCGATCGGCGGCAACCTGCTGGTCATCGTCAGCGTGATGCGGCACCGCAAGCTGCTGGTGATCACCAACTACTTTGTCGTGTCGCTCGCCTTTGCTGACATGCTAGTCGCCATTCTGGCCATGACCTTCAACTTCAGCGTGCAACTGACCGACACCTGGATGTTTGGGCCGATCATGTGTGACGTGTGGAACTCGTTCGACGTCTTCTTCTCCACCGTGTCCATCCTGCACCTGTGCTTCATCTCGGTGGATCGTTACTTTGCCATCGTGCTGCCGCTGCAGTACCCCATCTACATCACGGAGCGCACCGTCGGCGTGTTCCTCGGCATCACCTGGCTCTGCCCCATCTTCATCTCATTCGTGCCCATCTTCCTCGGCTGGTACACGACCGCCGAAAACCTCACTAACCGGCAGCTGCACCCAAACGAATGCGACTTCATCGTCAACATGAGCTTCGCCATCTTCTCGTCGCTCGTTTCCTTCTGGATCCCCGGCTCCATCATGGTCTTTACATATCACAGGATTTTCCTCGAGGCTAACCGGCAGGAGCGAATGCTGCACAACCGGCTCGGCAACGACTTCAACATGCATCACCTGCACAACATCGAGGACGTGTCTGCGTCGCCGAGCATCGCCGGCAGCGGCTCTTGCACGGCGCTCAACTTCCACGACGCGTCGCACGAGCACCACCACCAGCACCATCCGCACCACCCGCAGCAGCCGGTGCTGTCGCACAAGGAGCGCAAGATGAAGCGCGAGCACAAGGCGGCCAAGACGCTCGGCTTTATCATGGGCACGTTCATCATCTGCTGGCTGCCCTTCTTCCTTTGGTACGACATCACCAACCTGTGCGGTGACTTCTGTCCGCAGGTGCCCGACGTGGCCGTCGCAATCGTCTTCTGGATCGGATATCTCAACTCGGCCCTTAACCCGGTCATCTACGCGCACTTCAACAAGGAGTTCCGCGAGGCGTTCCGCGACACCCTCTGCTGGGCCTCGTGCAACCTTTTTCGCAGGCGCAACTCGGACCTGGACGCACTCGTCCAGATAAGCGCCAACTTCCGCAATAGCGAACCACCGCGTAGCAGGGTAGCCTCCTTCAACACTCGCAATTAG